AGCATATTAATGCTGAAGAGTATGAAAAGGCTCGTTCAATGCTTGCTGATTTTGTTAAGGAAGGGAATGCCTCTCCAGAAGCTTATTTTCTGTTATCATATGCGGAAATAAAAGCGGGACAACTGGAAGAAGCAAAAGTGCATCTTCTCCATGTCGTTAAGGAAGAAGCCTCTTTCCACGAAGCACATTATAATCTGGCACTGATCTATTTAGAAGAAGATAACACGGAAAAAGCAAGGCATCATGCTCAAAAAGCCGCTGGTCTTAAATCGGAACACGAAGAGTATCAAAAGCTATTAAACCAAATAGAATAAAAAAACAGCTGATATTTTACTGAATTTTCAGCTTACTACCCGGGAAATAATATCTTCATTTCCGGTGAATTTTCATGAATCATGCCAATCATTGGTATGATTTTTTTTGCATGTCTATGATGTTGAATAGTATGCAAGGAAAAGAATGGAACAGAATGCTGAGGTGGGATTTTGGAGAAAGTCAGAAGAGAGCCTGTAAAGGTTTCGCTGAAAGAAAATATAGAATATCTTAGAGATGCACTTGGAGTTGAAAAAAGCTTTGATGTGATTCAGCTGGATGTTGAATATGCAGAAAGGGAAATGGCCCTATATCTTGTAGATGGCTTTGTAAAAGATGATATATTGCACTATCTGATGAAAATGCTTGCAGGATTGGATGCTGGTCAGCTGGAAGGGGATACGCTTTCCAGGTTAATAAAAACGTATATACCCTATGTTGAGGTTGAAACCACTGATGATCTGAATAAAGTTGTGGATATGGTGCTGGCTGGTCCAACTGCATTAGTCGTGGATGGTGTCGATGAAGTGATTCTCATTGATGCCCGTACATACCCTGTAAGAGGCCCACAGGAGCCTGATATCGAACGTGTTGTCCGCGGTTCAAGGGATGGTTTTGTCGAAACACTCGTCTTTAATACAGCCTTAACGAGGAGAAGAATTAGAGACCGGACACTCCGCATGGAATATATGCAGGTGGGCAGGCGGTCTAAAACAGATGTTGTTGTCAGTTATATTGAAGACATTGCAGATCCTGAAATGGTCCAAAAAGTTAAGGATTCTATTTCTAAGATTGACACTGATGGGTTGCCAATGGCTGAAAAATCAATAGAGGAATTCATTTCTGGCCGGCATTGGAATCCATATCCGATGGTAAGATATACCGAGAGGCCTGATACAGCAGCAACCCATCTTTATGAAGGGCATGTCTGCATCATCGTCGATGGTTCGCCCAGTGTGATCATTACACCGACAACCTTCTGGCATCACCTGCAGCACGCTGAGGAATACCGGAATAAGCCCCTTGTAGGTGCATATTTGCGATTTGTCCGCTTTTTGGCTGTCTGGGCGTCCATTTTTCTTTTGCCTTTATGGTACTTATTTGCTATAGAGCCACAGCTGCTGCCTGATGCATTATCATATATCGGGCCGAATGAAACAGGACAGCTGCCATTAGTCATTCAGTTCCTTATGATAGAGCTCGGTTTGGATATGCTGAGGATGGCTGCAATCCATACTCCATCCGCACTGGCCACTGCACTCGGACTGGTGGCTGCCCTGATGATTGGCCAAGTAGCTGTTGAAGTTGGATTGTTCATTAATGAAGTAATTCTTTATTTAGCAATAGCAGCAATTGGAACTTTTTCAACACCAAGCTATGAAATGAGCCTGGCCAACAGGCTGATAAGAATCGCCCTGCTGATTGCAACAAGTATTTTCCATACTTATGGATATGTAGCTGGCATCATGCTGCTGATAATCATGCTGGCGAGAATGAAATCTTTTGGAGTGCCATACCTGTGGCCATTCATCCCTTTCAATCTGAGAGCATTCAGGGATGTATTGCTCAGATCGCCAATACCATTGAAGAACAGGCGGCCGCGTTTCCTGCATCCCAAAGATCCAGATCGCTAAATGTAAAAAAATCCCTTACTGGCTGCTGTGCCAGGAAGGGATTTTTTACGTTAGTCCAGGAATCTTATTTATTTCCGGGAGCTTGTCCATCTTGAGAAGGATGGACATTTAGATTATACTTTATTGTGGTATAAACTTATCGATAAAGCAGAGGTACAGAATGAAAACCATTTATGATATACAGCAATTCCTGAAGAAATATGGGACAATTATCTACATAGGGAATCGTGAAGCTGACTTGGAGCTTATGGCTGCGGAATTAAAAGAGCTATATGATTCTCAGCTTATTGATGTGAAAGATTACCAGAGCAGCATCTTGATTTTACGGACTGAAATTCAGAATCTTAAAGAGAAAAAATAGACAGAAAAGGTGATGGAGTTTGGCAGAGAAATGGCTGGTTGGGGTAGATTTAGGCGGAACAACTACAAAACTTGCTTTTATCAACTATTATGGGGAAATCATTCATAAATGGGAAATTCCCACTGACAATAGTGAAGAAGGAAAAAATATTACGATAAATATAGCTAAAGCCATCGATCATAAATTGGAGGAACTGGATATAAGCAAGGATAAAATCATCGGCATTGGCATGGGGGCTCCAGGTCCTGTAAATCTTGCAACAGGTGTTGTATATAACACTGTTAATTTAGGCTGGAAAGATAATTACCCGCTGAAGGATTTGCTTGAAGTGGAAACATCGCTTCCAGTCATCATTGATAATGATGCTAACTGCGCTGCTCTGGGCGAAATGTGGAAGGGAGCCGGAAATGGCGCTAAAGATCTTGTATGTGTAACACTTGGCACAGGTGTCGGCGGCGGAGTAATTGCCAACGGAGATATTGTGCAGGGAGTCAGCGGAGCTGCAGGTGAAATTGGCCACATTACTTCCGTTCCTTTTGGCGGTGCTCAGTGCAATTGCGGAAAAGCGGGCTGCCTTGAAACAATAGCATCAGCTACAGGCATTGTCCGACAGGCTCTTGAAAACCTAAAATCGGGTGGAGAAGGGGTTCTTTCCAATTTATATAGGGAGAATGGGTTTATCACAGCAAAAGATGTTTTCGATTCAGCAAGGAATGGGGATGAAGCATCTCTTCTGGTAGTCAATGAAACAGCTATGCACCTGGGACTGGCATTGGCAAATATAGCAAATACCTTGAATCCGGAAAAAATAGTATTAGGCGGAGGAGTATCCAAAGCAGGTGATGTCCTGCTGAAGCCTGTTATTGAAAACTTCGCTAAATTTGCGTTTCCAGGAGTGAAGGAATCCACCGTCATAGATATTGCCACATTGGGCAATGATGCCGGCGTAATTGGAGCAGCCTGGCTTGCTAAAAATAAATAAATAAATTGAAAAAAGCGCCTGATTGCGTGAACTGTGCCCCGATTTACGGACAGTTTAAAAAGCGCCTATGCGGCTAGTAAATGGCCCCGGTATTGCTCCGGGGTCATTTTATTTAAGCCCCATTGATAACGATGCTGGTTATATTCCTCAATCACTCGATCCACTTCTTTTCTAACATCTCCTAAATTATCTAATGATTTATACTCTGCTAAATCCTTAAAGTGCCCAAAGAAACTTTCCATTGGTGCGTTATCCCAACAGTTTCCCTTTCGGGACATCGATTGTATTAAGCCAAGTTCTTTTACTTTGCTTTGGAATTGGGGATGGGTATAGTGGAAACCTTGGTCAGAGTGCA
This window of the Cytobacillus pseudoceanisediminis genome carries:
- a CDS encoding ROK family glucokinase, whose amino-acid sequence is MAEKWLVGVDLGGTTTKLAFINYYGEIIHKWEIPTDNSEEGKNITINIAKAIDHKLEELDISKDKIIGIGMGAPGPVNLATGVVYNTVNLGWKDNYPLKDLLEVETSLPVIIDNDANCAALGEMWKGAGNGAKDLVCVTLGTGVGGGVIANGDIVQGVSGAAGEIGHITSVPFGGAQCNCGKAGCLETIASATGIVRQALENLKSGGEGVLSNLYRENGFITAKDVFDSARNGDEASLLVVNETAMHLGLALANIANTLNPEKIVLGGGVSKAGDVLLKPVIENFAKFAFPGVKESTVIDIATLGNDAGVIGAAWLAKNK
- a CDS encoding YqgQ family protein, with amino-acid sequence MKTIYDIQQFLKKYGTIIYIGNREADLELMAAELKELYDSQLIDVKDYQSSILILRTEIQNLKEKK
- a CDS encoding spore germination protein: MEKVRREPVKVSLKENIEYLRDALGVEKSFDVIQLDVEYAEREMALYLVDGFVKDDILHYLMKMLAGLDAGQLEGDTLSRLIKTYIPYVEVETTDDLNKVVDMVLAGPTALVVDGVDEVILIDARTYPVRGPQEPDIERVVRGSRDGFVETLVFNTALTRRRIRDRTLRMEYMQVGRRSKTDVVVSYIEDIADPEMVQKVKDSISKIDTDGLPMAEKSIEEFISGRHWNPYPMVRYTERPDTAATHLYEGHVCIIVDGSPSVIITPTTFWHHLQHAEEYRNKPLVGAYLRFVRFLAVWASIFLLPLWYLFAIEPQLLPDALSYIGPNETGQLPLVIQFLMIELGLDMLRMAAIHTPSALATALGLVAALMIGQVAVEVGLFINEVILYLAIAAIGTFSTPSYEMSLANRLIRIALLIATSIFHTYGYVAGIMLLIIMLARMKSFGVPYLWPFIPFNLRAFRDVLLRSPIPLKNRRPRFLHPKDPDR